A single genomic interval of uncultured Desulfobulbus sp. harbors:
- a CDS encoding type II toxin-antitoxin system RelE/ParE family toxin, which produces MNWHITFYNDKVEQATLSFPAGILANFLHIAEMIEEFGPALGLPYTKSVGDGLFEIRAKGKEGIGRSFFCTVKGKEVIILHSFIKKTQKTPKKELATARKRLKEVKS; this is translated from the coding sequence ATGAACTGGCACATAACTTTTTACAACGACAAGGTCGAACAGGCCACGCTATCATTTCCTGCGGGGATTTTAGCCAACTTTCTTCACATAGCTGAGATGATAGAGGAATTTGGTCCGGCACTTGGTTTGCCATATACCAAGTCGGTAGGTGATGGGCTATTTGAGATACGAGCAAAAGGAAAGGAAGGTATTGGAAGATCCTTTTTCTGTACCGTAAAGGGCAAAGAGGTCATTATCCTCCACTCGTTCATTAAAAAAACTCAAAAAACACCAAAAAAGGAATTAGCAACCGCCAGGAAAAGATTAAAAGAGGTGAAATCATGA
- the glgP gene encoding alpha-glucan family phosphorylase, producing MTNLHSTGIEGFDALAELALDMRWSWDRATDEVWRQLDPELWEITHNPWVVLQTVSHDRIERVLANPVFCKDVEVLVQTRRQEIEAQTWFQQQHSQSSLTKVAYFSMEFMLNEALPIYSGGLGNVAGDQLKAASDLGIPVVGVGLLYQQGYFRQVIDKDGNQQALFPYNDPGQLPIAPLRQANGEWLRLEITLPGYTVWLRTWQVQVGRVKLYLLDSNDAANFPVHRGITSELYGGGPELRLKQEMLLGIGGWRLLATLGMQPEVCHLNEGHAAFAVLERARCFMQETGQPFEVALAVTRAGNLFTTHTAVAAGFDCFDPALIEQYLKVYAEHDLGIPLQDLLALGRRNPHDLSESFNMAYLAIRGSGAVNGVSRLHGEVSRRLFEPLFPRWPTTEIPIGHVTNGVHIPTWDSAPADDLWTQACGKCRWQGTMDTLERDIRGVTDTDLWQFRLAASKSLVTYTRKRLARQLAATGASIEVVTQAGHLLDPNVLTLGFARRFATYKRPNLLLHDPARLLRLLTNPQHPVQLIIAGKAHPKDREGQALISQWIHFIRQADIRPHIVFLEDYDMLLTEHLVQGVDVWINTPRRPWEACGTSGMKVLVNGGINLSELDGWWAEAYTPDLGWALGDGQEHGDDPDWDAVEAESLYDILEQEVIPEFYCRDERGIPLAWVARMRESMARLTPYFSANRAVRDYTEQHYLPAAAAYQLRSADKSTVGKQLVDWHNNIQQKWEKLRFGDVKVETMGEHHHYEVQVYLNDLDPNAVRIELYAEPRKSSTSIRQVMQRERQLVGASGGYAYSADVSATRPSSDYTARLIPNFDRVAVPLEVAHILWQRG from the coding sequence ATGACCAATCTTCATTCTACGGGAATTGAGGGGTTTGACGCCCTGGCCGAGTTGGCCTTGGATATGCGGTGGTCGTGGGATCGTGCCACCGACGAGGTATGGCGTCAGCTTGATCCTGAGCTTTGGGAAATCACCCATAACCCCTGGGTTGTCCTGCAGACGGTTTCCCACGACCGGATCGAACGCGTCTTGGCCAATCCCGTTTTTTGCAAAGACGTCGAGGTGCTGGTTCAAACCAGACGGCAAGAAATAGAAGCCCAAACGTGGTTTCAACAACAGCATTCTCAATCTTCATTAACAAAGGTCGCCTATTTCAGCATGGAATTTATGCTCAACGAAGCCTTGCCCATTTACTCGGGTGGTCTAGGCAATGTTGCGGGTGATCAGCTGAAAGCCGCCAGCGATCTCGGTATCCCGGTGGTTGGCGTCGGACTTTTGTATCAACAAGGGTATTTTCGTCAGGTGATTGACAAGGATGGAAATCAACAGGCCCTTTTTCCCTACAACGACCCTGGCCAATTACCGATAGCACCTTTGCGCCAAGCGAACGGAGAGTGGTTACGGTTGGAGATCACCTTGCCCGGATATACCGTCTGGCTGCGCACATGGCAGGTCCAGGTCGGTCGGGTCAAACTGTATCTGCTCGACAGCAATGATGCGGCGAACTTTCCAGTACATCGAGGAATAACCAGTGAATTGTATGGTGGCGGACCCGAGTTGCGCCTTAAGCAAGAAATGCTGCTCGGCATCGGCGGCTGGCGATTGCTAGCTACTCTCGGCATGCAACCGGAAGTCTGCCACCTCAATGAGGGGCATGCAGCCTTTGCCGTGTTGGAGCGCGCACGTTGTTTTATGCAAGAAACAGGACAGCCCTTCGAAGTCGCGCTTGCCGTCACCCGGGCAGGCAACCTGTTTACCACGCACACGGCAGTCGCTGCCGGCTTCGATTGTTTCGACCCGGCCCTGATCGAGCAGTACCTCAAGGTCTATGCCGAGCATGATTTGGGCATACCCTTGCAGGATTTACTGGCTTTGGGCCGCCGGAATCCGCATGACTTATCGGAAAGTTTCAACATGGCCTATCTGGCAATTCGGGGCAGTGGTGCGGTCAATGGCGTCAGTCGCTTGCATGGGGAAGTCAGCCGCCGCCTCTTTGAGCCACTTTTTCCCCGTTGGCCGACGACGGAGATCCCCATCGGCCACGTGACCAACGGGGTGCATATACCGACCTGGGATTCCGCGCCAGCCGACGACCTTTGGACCCAAGCTTGCGGGAAATGTCGCTGGCAGGGAACAATGGACACCCTGGAACGGGACATCCGTGGTGTTACCGATACCGATCTTTGGCAATTTCGGCTCGCTGCCAGCAAATCGCTCGTGACCTACACCCGGAAGCGTTTAGCCCGACAACTTGCTGCAACTGGGGCCTCAATCGAGGTGGTCACGCAAGCAGGACATCTCCTTGACCCCAATGTATTGACCCTGGGTTTTGCCCGTCGTTTTGCCACGTACAAAAGACCGAACCTGCTGCTGCACGACCCGGCGAGATTACTGCGCCTGCTGACCAACCCCCAGCACCCGGTTCAGCTCATCATTGCCGGTAAAGCCCATCCCAAGGACCGGGAAGGGCAGGCCTTGATCAGCCAATGGATCCATTTTATCCGCCAGGCGGATATCCGGCCACACATCGTTTTTCTCGAGGACTACGATATGCTGCTGACCGAACATCTGGTGCAAGGAGTGGATGTTTGGATCAATACTCCACGGCGGCCATGGGAAGCCTGCGGCACAAGCGGCATGAAGGTGTTGGTTAATGGCGGTATCAATCTTTCAGAATTGGACGGATGGTGGGCTGAAGCCTATACTCCGGATCTAGGATGGGCGCTGGGAGATGGACAGGAGCATGGTGATGATCCGGATTGGGATGCGGTGGAGGCCGAGTCTCTCTACGATATTCTTGAACAAGAAGTGATTCCGGAATTTTATTGCCGTGACGAGAGGGGCATCCCCTTGGCATGGGTAGCGAGAATGCGAGAAAGCATGGCGCGGCTCACTCCATATTTTTCAGCCAACCGTGCAGTACGAGATTACACTGAGCAACATTATCTGCCAGCTGCTGCCGCCTATCAGTTACGCAGTGCCGATAAGAGCACGGTTGGTAAGCAACTGGTTGATTGGCATAATAACATCCAACAAAAATGGGAAAAATTGCGTTTTGGAGACGTGAAGGTGGAGACCATGGGCGAGCACCATCATTATGAAGTTCAGGTGTATCTCAACGATCTCGACCCGAATGCGGTTCGAATTGAGCTGTATGCAGAACCGAGAAAGTCCTCAACTTCAATACGGCAAGTGATGCAACGAGAACGCCAATTGGTGGGAGCCTCAGGTGGATATGCATACAGTGCGGACGTATCTGCGACCCGTCCTTCATCTGACTATACAGCGCGCTTGATCCCGAATTTCGACAGAGTTGCCGTCCCTCTGGAGGTTGCTCATATACTCTGGCAAAGGGGATAG
- a CDS encoding transposase, translating into MHRRFRKANRSQLHLLPISIDQWVEDNHLARFLWECVEQFNLGQFYAAYGHEGAPPYDPQMMLATLLYSWCLGIRSSRRIAKACEDQVPFRWLTGNIKPDHCAFARFRSRHEEAINHLFVQVLSLCHEAGLVKVGNVYLDGNKMLANGALAANRTLAHLEQEIAKMHEEMKATDAAEDARHGKDRRGDELPPELRGKGDRLARLKQAKERLELAAVAERVEQEQKLAKRSEEEQQSGKKKPGRKPADPDAVVNHERKANTTDPESRIMKTRQGHVQGFNAQAIVTADQYIVSTVITQEENDIHQLEPMLITLEATLEAAEIEDRPRTLAADAGYWHDQLDVGELEQAGPELFIATASRLHEAQALRAQGSPQGRIPDDITPKQRMSRKLRTKAGQAIYKLRSQTVEPVFGQIKSIMGCRGFLRRGLEAVQSEWSLICGCFNLRKLFMAAYGNR; encoded by the coding sequence ATGCACCGCCGATTTCGCAAAGCTAACCGCAGCCAACTTCATTTGCTGCCAATATCCATCGACCAATGGGTTGAGGATAATCATCTTGCCCGGTTTCTCTGGGAATGCGTAGAGCAGTTTAATCTAGGGCAATTTTATGCGGCTTATGGCCATGAGGGCGCCCCGCCGTACGATCCGCAGATGATGTTGGCCACCTTGCTGTATTCCTGGTGCCTTGGCATCCGCTCTTCTCGTCGGATCGCCAAGGCCTGCGAGGACCAGGTGCCGTTTCGCTGGCTGACCGGCAATATCAAGCCTGATCACTGTGCCTTCGCGCGTTTTCGCAGCCGTCATGAGGAGGCGATCAACCATTTGTTTGTGCAGGTACTGTCGCTCTGCCATGAGGCGGGCCTGGTCAAAGTAGGCAATGTATACCTGGATGGGAACAAGATGCTGGCCAATGGTGCCTTGGCAGCCAACCGCACACTTGCGCATCTGGAACAAGAGATTGCAAAGATGCACGAGGAGATGAAGGCAACGGACGCCGCCGAGGATGCCCGGCACGGCAAGGATCGTCGGGGCGATGAGCTTCCACCGGAGTTGCGCGGCAAGGGTGACCGTTTGGCCCGGTTGAAGCAGGCCAAAGAGCGCCTCGAACTGGCAGCGGTCGCAGAGCGTGTGGAACAGGAGCAAAAGCTGGCCAAGCGGTCGGAAGAAGAGCAGCAGAGCGGCAAGAAGAAACCTGGTCGCAAACCAGCTGATCCCGATGCGGTGGTCAATCATGAACGCAAGGCCAACACCACGGATCCCGAGAGCCGGATCATGAAAACCCGTCAGGGGCATGTGCAAGGCTTCAACGCCCAGGCGATCGTGACGGCGGATCAATACATCGTCAGTACGGTGATTACCCAGGAAGAGAACGATATCCACCAGTTAGAACCGATGCTGATTACCCTGGAGGCGACCTTGGAGGCTGCCGAGATTGAGGATCGCCCTCGAACGCTGGCAGCGGATGCGGGTTACTGGCATGATCAGCTTGATGTGGGGGAGTTGGAACAGGCAGGACCTGAATTATTCATCGCCACGGCAAGTCGGTTGCACGAAGCGCAGGCTCTCCGGGCCCAAGGATCGCCTCAAGGGCGGATTCCCGACGATATCACCCCCAAGCAGCGGATGTCGCGCAAGTTGCGGACCAAGGCGGGGCAAGCAATCTACAAATTGCGAAGCCAAACGGTCGAGCCGGTCTTTGGGCAGATCAAAAGCATCATGGGGTGCCGGGGCTTTCTCCGCCGTGGGTTGGAGGCCGTGCAGTCGGAATGGTCGCTGATCTGCGGTTGTTTCAACCTTCGCAAGCTGTTTATGGCGGCCTATGGGAACCGATGA
- the istB gene encoding IS21-like element helper ATPase IstB: MVKEIQGKFKALRLKHCAENIESILEQGKQKNLSALQAMHRLLDLELEQRRRARIMLCFKQSKLPEQPTIDQFDFNFHSSRSQHKTTILGLLDLEFIRRKMDVILIGNPGVGKSLLAKTIAYGATQDGIKTLFTSAMDMINQLVAAQDNRTLLSKLKTYQSPDLLVIDEIGYLPLGQQGSNLFFQVISARHKQKSTIITTNLPFAQWGNIFDNTTVATAIADRLVYNSEILVMEGKSYRKRA, translated from the coding sequence ATGGTTAAAGAGATCCAGGGGAAGTTCAAGGCATTGCGCCTTAAACACTGCGCGGAAAACATAGAATCCATCCTGGAGCAGGGGAAACAGAAAAACCTCTCTGCCCTGCAGGCGATGCATCGCCTGCTCGACCTGGAGCTCGAGCAGCGTCGTCGGGCAAGAATTATGCTGTGCTTCAAACAGTCGAAACTGCCGGAGCAGCCGACCATCGATCAGTTTGATTTCAACTTTCATTCATCACGCAGTCAGCACAAAACAACCATTCTTGGGCTGCTGGATCTTGAATTTATCCGCCGTAAAATGGACGTCATCCTCATCGGCAATCCTGGCGTGGGGAAAAGTCTCCTGGCAAAGACCATTGCCTATGGAGCCACCCAGGACGGCATCAAAACGCTTTTCACTTCGGCAATGGATATGATCAACCAGCTGGTCGCCGCTCAGGACAATCGAACCCTTTTAAGCAAACTCAAAACATACCAAAGTCCGGATCTGCTTGTGATAGATGAGATCGGGTATCTACCGCTTGGCCAACAGGGCTCAAACTTATTTTTCCAAGTTATCAGTGCTCGGCATAAACAGAAGTCGACCATCATAACGACCAATTTGCCCTTTGCACAATGGGGAAACATCTTTGATAACACCACTGTTGCCACGGCGATTGCCGACCGACTCGTCTACAACTCGGAGATCCTTGTCATGGAGGGAAAAAGCTATCGAAAAAGGGCATAA
- a CDS encoding helix-turn-helix transcriptional regulator, with protein sequence MTLGGRIRLVRNGLSQKEFSDKFGVAVSTLRRYETDIVPPGADFLLAICDCYKVSSSWLLAGEGPMRKDQAAENESMPVKEEAERQLRGNTPGRCNVCIIEDPIITDLKLWLNEIVSKDPDSLAWFRVELQDKLPKFKAWREKKRTADTFEDYKLA encoded by the coding sequence ATGACTCTCGGGGGAAGAATAAGGCTTGTCAGAAATGGTTTATCGCAGAAAGAATTTAGCGATAAATTTGGCGTGGCAGTCTCTACGCTTAGAAGATACGAGACGGATATTGTTCCGCCTGGAGCTGATTTCTTGTTGGCAATTTGCGATTGCTACAAGGTGTCCTCGTCATGGTTGCTTGCTGGCGAAGGTCCAATGCGCAAGGACCAAGCAGCTGAAAATGAATCCATGCCAGTGAAGGAAGAAGCCGAAAGGCAGTTAAGGGGAAATACGCCAGGTCGCTGTAATGTCTGCATTATTGAAGATCCAATAATAACCGATCTTAAACTTTGGCTAAATGAGATAGTCAGTAAGGATCCAGACAGCTTGGCATGGTTTAGAGTTGAGCTTCAGGATAAATTGCCTAAATTCAAGGCGTGGAGGGAAAAAAAACGAACGGCCGATACCTTTGAGGATTACAAGTTAGCATAA
- the istA gene encoding IS21 family transposase, with protein sequence MIGRRTVLEIVELKEQGFSIRSIARQLQLNRETVAKYLADDTPKRTKVKKASKLDPYREMIAEMVARCPDIKAPVVLQRISSKGFNGEITIVRDLLRRLRGQRSQRQPFIRFESEPGEQIQIDWGHFSGLSYGESSRKLYALAVLEGYSRMLYVYFTHSQQQESLHQGLLEAFRYFGGTPKEIVVDNMLTAVTERVGSIIRFNDAFLEFIGNFGIRPHACSIRAPHEKGKVENAIKYIRTNFWPLREITSLDQAQEQVRHWLDTVANVRKHATTGQRPIDRLQGLQPLPDPLPDCRQVCALQVHKDFGVRFDANVYSVPPWAVGKQVVLKADNQRVSIYLKDKMIACHCRCWQRRQRLELPGHREQVQKIKKRTLRDRQVMIFLSLGEIALRYLNQLTDLRLPIKKNIVALLLLGDEYGESALRYGLEKSLEKKAIGADYVRNILYQEMTPVNDHPPVRLDQENLNDIRLTTPSLAEYDAIALKRRSGNG encoded by the coding sequence ATGATCGGCAGGCGAACGGTTCTGGAAATTGTGGAGCTCAAGGAACAGGGATTTTCTATCCGCAGTATTGCCAGGCAGTTACAGTTGAATCGCGAGACCGTGGCAAAATACCTCGCCGACGATACGCCGAAGCGGACCAAGGTTAAAAAAGCGTCCAAGCTGGATCCCTACAGAGAGATGATTGCCGAGATGGTTGCACGCTGTCCGGACATAAAGGCGCCGGTGGTGCTGCAGAGAATCAGTAGTAAGGGGTTCAACGGTGAAATCACTATAGTGCGGGACCTGCTCAGACGATTGCGTGGTCAGCGATCTCAGCGCCAACCTTTTATCCGTTTTGAGTCGGAACCGGGCGAGCAAATCCAGATCGATTGGGGCCACTTTTCCGGCCTTTCCTATGGTGAGAGCAGCAGGAAACTCTATGCGCTTGCCGTGCTGGAAGGCTACAGCCGCATGCTCTACGTTTATTTTACCCACAGTCAGCAACAGGAGTCGCTGCATCAGGGATTGCTGGAAGCATTCAGGTATTTCGGCGGGACGCCGAAAGAAATCGTGGTCGACAACATGCTCACCGCAGTGACGGAGCGGGTGGGTTCGATCATCCGTTTCAATGACGCCTTTCTCGAATTTATCGGCAATTTCGGCATCCGGCCCCATGCCTGTAGCATCCGGGCGCCCCATGAAAAAGGCAAGGTGGAGAATGCCATCAAATACATCCGTACCAACTTCTGGCCCCTGCGGGAGATAACCAGCCTCGACCAGGCCCAGGAGCAGGTGCGGCACTGGCTGGACACCGTGGCCAACGTCAGAAAGCACGCCACCACCGGCCAGCGCCCCATAGACCGGCTGCAGGGGTTGCAACCGCTGCCCGACCCACTACCGGACTGCCGGCAGGTCTGTGCGCTTCAGGTCCACAAGGACTTTGGAGTACGTTTCGATGCCAACGTCTATTCCGTACCGCCATGGGCCGTTGGTAAACAGGTTGTTCTCAAGGCTGACAACCAACGAGTCTCCATCTACCTCAAAGACAAAATGATCGCCTGCCATTGCCGGTGCTGGCAGCGGAGACAGCGCCTGGAGCTACCAGGCCACCGGGAACAGGTACAGAAAATCAAGAAGAGAACGCTTCGCGATCGACAGGTGATGATTTTCCTCTCTCTGGGAGAAATCGCGCTGCGGTATCTCAACCAGCTGACCGATCTTCGGCTCCCGATCAAAAAGAATATCGTCGCCCTATTGCTGCTGGGGGATGAATACGGCGAGTCCGCGCTGCGCTATGGACTGGAAAAATCATTGGAGAAAAAGGCTATCGGCGCCGACTATGTCCGCAACATCCTCTACCAGGAGATGACACCGGTCAATGATCACCCGCCGGTACGGCTTGACCAGGAGAACCTCAATGACATCAGGCTCACAACTCCGTCTTTGGCCGAGTACGACGCCATTGCCCTTAAAAGGAGATCCGGCAATGGTTAA
- a CDS encoding helix-turn-helix transcriptional regulator — protein sequence MRTSLKDFKKKALQNPEVKSEYDRLSSAYELRKQLIKIRKDAGFTQEELAELLNTKKSNISRLENVNSKISPKLSTIEDYARAVGYKLEINFVPQI from the coding sequence ATGAGGACATCACTTAAAGATTTCAAAAAGAAAGCATTGCAAAACCCCGAAGTCAAAAGTGAATACGATCGCTTATCTTCCGCCTATGAATTGAGGAAGCAGCTCATAAAAATTCGTAAAGATGCGGGTTTCACGCAGGAGGAACTGGCTGAACTTCTCAACACGAAAAAAAGTAATATTTCTCGGCTTGAGAATGTGAATTCCAAAATTTCTCCAAAACTCTCTACCATCGAGGACTATGCACGGGCAGTTGGTTATAAGCTTGAAATTAATTTTGTCCCACAAATATAA